The Novosphingobium kaempferiae genome includes a window with the following:
- the flgK gene encoding flagellar hook-associated protein FlgK → MASDLLSIGKSGVRVARAALEVTSNNISNASSAGYVRRSVAVSEVVSGSSAAAPTAINLSGARITGIVRNADTFRQAEVRRTGSDAARAAAEVQGLENVESALEQTGVYKSIVGLEGSLQQLVSDPTDGSLRAKVIEDARTMAQTFNTASQSLDSAAKGLSFEAQDGVTQVNRVAGELARVNLRLMRAGDSSSDQSALLDQRDALLEQLSGQADITTTINPDRTVSVMLGGPTGSALVSGASTNTLAMSTAADGTLAFTVNSQPVTLSSGAIAGKAQALIELRDARAELDDIAASVVSTINAAQASGADLQGNAGQPIFSGNTAASLKMVATGGGAIATAPAGSPANSRDAGNLSTMRSAMASANPAGAMDTLLFDVSSAVAGRKITRDALDSIASSAKVSLQSQAGVNLDDEAVNLVRFQQAYQASARVMQVASDLFDSILTLR, encoded by the coding sequence ATGGCCTCCGACCTCCTCTCGATCGGCAAGTCCGGCGTCCGCGTCGCCCGTGCGGCGCTGGAGGTCACGTCCAACAATATCTCCAACGCATCGAGCGCCGGCTACGTGCGCCGCAGCGTCGCGGTGTCCGAGGTCGTCAGCGGGTCCAGCGCCGCCGCGCCCACCGCGATCAACCTGTCGGGCGCGCGGATCACCGGGATCGTGCGCAACGCCGATACCTTCCGCCAGGCCGAAGTGCGTCGCACCGGCTCCGACGCCGCCCGCGCCGCCGCCGAAGTGCAGGGGCTGGAGAACGTCGAATCCGCGCTGGAGCAGACCGGCGTCTACAAGTCGATCGTCGGCTTAGAGGGCAGCCTGCAACAGCTGGTGTCCGATCCCACCGACGGCTCGCTGCGCGCCAAGGTGATCGAGGATGCGCGCACCATGGCGCAGACGTTCAACACCGCCTCGCAAAGCCTCGATTCCGCGGCCAAGGGCCTGTCGTTCGAGGCGCAGGACGGGGTGACGCAGGTCAACCGCGTGGCGGGCGAACTGGCGCGCGTGAACCTGCGGCTGATGCGCGCGGGCGATTCCTCGTCCGACCAGAGCGCCCTGCTCGACCAGCGCGACGCCCTGCTGGAGCAGCTGAGCGGACAGGCCGACATCACCACCACCATCAATCCCGACCGCACCGTCTCGGTCATGCTGGGCGGGCCGACCGGATCGGCGCTCGTCTCGGGCGCGAGCACGAACACCCTCGCCATGAGCACCGCCGCCGACGGCACGCTGGCCTTCACCGTGAACAGCCAGCCGGTGACGCTCAGCTCCGGCGCGATCGCGGGCAAGGCGCAGGCGCTGATCGAACTGCGCGACGCCCGCGCCGAACTGGACGACATCGCCGCCAGCGTCGTGAGCACGATCAACGCCGCGCAGGCCAGCGGCGCGGACCTGCAGGGCAATGCAGGCCAGCCGATCTTCTCGGGCAATACCGCCGCGAGCCTGAAGATGGTTGCCACCGGCGGCGGCGCGATCGCCACCGCGCCCGCAGGCTCCCCGGCGAACAGCCGCGACGCGGGCAACCTCAGCACGATGCGGTCGGCCATGGCCTCAGCCAACCCGGCGGGAGCGATGGACACGCTGCTGTTCGACGTCTCCAGCGCGGTCGCCGGTCGCAAGATCACGCGCGACGCGCTCGATTCCATCGCCAGCAGCGCCAAAGTCTCCCTCCAGAGCCAGGCGGGCGTCAACCTCGATGACGAGGCGGTCAACCTCGTGCGCTTCCAGCAGGCTTATCAAGCCTCGGCGCGGGTGATGCAGGTCGCGTCCGACCTCTTCGATTCCATCCTCACGCTGAGGTAA